Proteins encoded in a region of the Inquilinus sp. KBS0705 genome:
- a CDS encoding HAD-IC family P-type ATPase, translating into MTESIFTEQTTCYHCGDECLSTIYIVEEKTFCCQGCQSVYNILSANNLCSYYNFNDHPGLTRTRTDKRFDYLDEPGIVKELVDYTDENLTMVTLYIPHIHCSSCIWLLEKLNNFNPGILYSRIDFLKKQLSIRYDTKRLSLKQLVELLFDIGYEPLISLQDVIKKQNAIDKDNLVQRIAVAGFCFGNVMLLSFPEYLGLSSFEQSFKHFFGWLNVLFSLPVVFYSGKEYFVSAWQNVKNKVLNIDFPLALGIAVLFIRTVVEIVSKAGAGFADTLCGLVFFLLVGKFVQRKTYHHISFERDYRSFFPVAVQVIIDGAEKPVPLADLKVGQRIALRHNEIIPADAILLNGEALIDFSFVTGESVPINKTLGEIVYAGGRQTSEAIELEVVKPVSQSYLTQLWNNEAFTRQQDNRMQTFNERVSKYFTIALMIIAFGSLIFWMPNSLSRGLGAFTAVLIVACPCALALSTPFTMSEALSIFDKNLFYLKNTAVVEQLAKINAIVFDKTGTITTATDNNINLSGHLTPLQQQLIYSACVNSTHPLSRMICQYLGQVKKLPASQYKEIPGKGITAQIESYEVKAGSTQYIFGHENDNGLTSVYLMINGVYLGYFSFRQNYRKGLKEMADELGACNTFLISGDSDHEREALLPVFKSADNMKFRQSPQNKLDFIQLLQQLKNKVMMIGDGLNDAGALKQSDLGIAVTDNVNNFSPGCDAILDGRSFNKLPAFLKFAKNTVTIIHCSFLISVTYNVIGLSYAVTGNLSPLTAAILMPLSTATIIFFTTIATHLAAKKRGLA; encoded by the coding sequence ATGACCGAAAGTATTTTTACTGAGCAAACTACCTGCTACCACTGCGGCGACGAGTGTTTAAGCACCATATATATTGTGGAGGAAAAAACCTTCTGCTGCCAGGGATGCCAAAGTGTTTACAATATACTATCTGCCAATAACCTGTGTAGCTATTATAACTTTAACGATCATCCGGGTTTAACACGCACCCGTACAGATAAGCGTTTTGATTACCTGGATGAGCCGGGCATCGTCAAGGAATTGGTTGATTATACCGACGAGAACCTAACGATGGTTACGCTTTATATTCCTCACATCCACTGTAGTTCCTGCATCTGGCTACTGGAAAAGCTGAACAATTTCAACCCTGGAATACTTTATAGCCGCATAGATTTTCTTAAAAAGCAGCTAAGCATTAGGTATGATACTAAACGGTTAAGCTTAAAACAATTGGTAGAGCTGCTTTTTGATATTGGCTATGAACCATTAATAAGCCTGCAGGATGTTATTAAGAAACAAAACGCGATTGATAAAGATAACCTTGTACAGCGTATAGCGGTTGCCGGTTTCTGCTTTGGTAACGTAATGCTGCTCAGTTTTCCTGAATATCTGGGGCTTTCATCCTTTGAGCAATCGTTTAAGCACTTTTTCGGCTGGCTGAATGTGCTGTTTTCGTTGCCGGTAGTTTTTTACAGCGGCAAGGAATACTTCGTCTCTGCATGGCAAAATGTAAAGAACAAGGTTTTAAATATAGATTTTCCCCTGGCCCTGGGGATAGCCGTATTATTTATCCGAACTGTAGTCGAAATTGTCAGTAAAGCAGGTGCCGGCTTTGCCGATACGCTTTGCGGGTTGGTGTTTTTCCTGTTGGTAGGTAAGTTTGTACAACGCAAAACCTACCATCATATCTCATTCGAGCGCGATTACCGTTCGTTTTTCCCGGTTGCAGTACAGGTGATCATTGATGGTGCTGAGAAACCGGTTCCGCTTGCCGACCTCAAAGTCGGTCAGCGGATAGCGCTGCGGCATAACGAGATCATCCCTGCCGACGCTATCTTGCTGAATGGGGAGGCGCTGATCGATTTTAGTTTTGTTACGGGCGAATCGGTACCAATAAATAAAACACTTGGCGAGATCGTTTATGCTGGCGGCCGGCAGACCAGTGAGGCCATCGAGCTGGAAGTAGTTAAGCCTGTTTCGCAAAGCTACCTTACCCAGCTTTGGAATAACGAAGCTTTTACGCGCCAACAGGATAACCGGATGCAAACGTTTAATGAAAGGGTTAGCAAATATTTTACTATTGCGTTAATGATCATAGCGTTTGGCTCGCTGATATTTTGGATGCCAAACAGCTTAAGCCGTGGATTGGGGGCCTTTACTGCTGTGCTTATAGTGGCATGCCCGTGCGCGCTGGCTTTAAGCACACCATTCACAATGTCGGAAGCGCTGAGCATTTTTGATAAAAACCTGTTTTATCTGAAAAATACCGCCGTAGTTGAGCAGCTGGCAAAGATAAATGCCATTGTTTTTGATAAAACCGGCACCATCACCACGGCAACAGATAATAATATCAACCTGTCCGGGCATTTAACGCCTCTTCAACAACAATTGATTTATAGTGCCTGTGTAAACTCAACGCACCCTTTATCGCGCATGATATGTCAATACCTGGGTCAGGTGAAGAAATTACCAGCAAGCCAATACAAAGAAATACCGGGGAAAGGAATCACCGCGCAGATAGAAAGTTACGAAGTTAAAGCAGGCAGCACACAATACATTTTTGGTCATGAAAACGATAATGGCTTAACAAGCGTGTACCTGATGATAAATGGGGTTTACCTGGGCTATTTCTCTTTCAGGCAAAACTATCGTAAAGGATTAAAGGAAATGGCTGATGAGTTGGGTGCCTGTAACACCTTCCTTATCTCCGGTGATAGCGATCATGAAAGGGAGGCGCTATTGCCTGTGTTTAAAAGCGCCGACAACATGAAATTCAGGCAGTCGCCACAAAATAAACTGGACTTTATACAATTGCTTCAGCAACTAAAAAACAAAGTGATGATGATAGGTGATGGCCTTAATGATGCCGGAGCTCTAAAGCAGAGCGATCTGGGTATCGCCGTAACCGATAACGTAAACAATTTTTCTCCGGGTTGCGATGCCATATTGGATGGGCGCTCGTTTAACAAACTTCCGGCTTTTTTAAAGTTTGCAAAAAATACCGTAACTATTATTCATTGCTCATTCCTCATCTCAGTTACGTATAATGTAATTGGGTTAAGCTATGCGGTAACCGGTAACTTGTCGCCGCTTACCGCAGCCATACTGATGCCTTTAAGCACGGCAACCATCATTTTTTTTACCACCATTGCTACCCATTTAGCAGCCAAAAAGAGGGGCCTGGCATGA
- the ccoS gene encoding cbb3-type cytochrome oxidase assembly protein CcoS, translating into MNIIYFLIGCSVLLAFAFLMAFFWAQRSGQNDDLYTPSVRILLDDDADLQDKK; encoded by the coding sequence ATGAATATTATTTACTTTTTAATAGGATGCAGCGTGCTATTAGCTTTCGCATTTTTAATGGCATTTTTTTGGGCGCAGCGTAGCGGCCAGAACGATGACTTGTACACACCTTCTGTACGCATTTTGCTGGATGACGATGCAGATCTGCAGGATAAAAAGTGA
- the ccoN gene encoding cytochrome-c oxidase, cbb3-type subunit I, which yields MQPEKFYYDNKIVRNFGIATIIWGIIGMTVGLIAAIQLFKPTMNMGNQYTTFGRIRPLHTNAVIFAFVGNAIFMGVYYSLQRLLKARMFSNFLSNVHFWGWQLIILSAVITLPLGFTTSHEYAELEWPIDIAITLIWVVFGVNMFGTIFKRRERHLYVAIWFYIATFVTIAVLHIVNSFELPVSAFKSYMVYAGVQDALVQWWYGHNAVAFFLTTPYLGMMYYFLPKMANRPIYSYKLSILHFWALIFIYIWAGPHHLLYTTLPSWAQSLGIVFSIMLIAPSWGGMINGLLTLRGAWDKVRDDVVLKFMVVGLTAYGMATFEGPMLSLKQVNGLAHFTDWIVAHVHVGALGWNGFLTFAILYWVIPRIYKTQLYSNKMAAFHFWIGTMGILFYAIPMYWAGFTQGLMLKEFTPEGMLKYPNFLETTLRIIPMHVMRSIGGTFYLLGVIVMAYNLARTMLQGKLVANEAAESMPLEPVNAATESGWHRKLERRPIQLMVAALIVILIGTVIELMPTMTISSNVPTIASVKPYTPLELQGRDIYIREGCSNCHSQTVRPFRSETERYGEYSKAGEFVYDHPFLWGSKRTGPDLAREGQKYGNAWHYNHMMDPRLMSPGSIMPNYDWLLTQTLDTTTTRTKISAMRTLGVPYAPGYENKANADLNKQAQGIADNLAKDKIKVKNDKEIIAIIAYLQRLGTDIKANKTANK from the coding sequence ATGCAGCCCGAAAAATTTTACTATGATAATAAGATAGTGCGGAATTTTGGTATTGCCACCATTATATGGGGTATTATCGGAATGACAGTTGGCCTTATTGCCGCTATTCAATTATTTAAGCCCACTATGAATATGGGCAACCAGTACACCACCTTTGGCCGTATTCGCCCCCTGCACACCAACGCCGTGATCTTCGCGTTTGTTGGCAACGCCATATTCATGGGCGTTTACTATTCCTTGCAGCGGCTTTTAAAAGCACGCATGTTCAGCAACTTTTTAAGCAACGTACATTTTTGGGGCTGGCAGCTGATCATCTTATCGGCTGTTATCACCCTGCCTTTAGGGTTTACAACCTCGCACGAGTATGCCGAGCTGGAATGGCCCATTGATATTGCCATTACCCTAATATGGGTGGTTTTTGGTGTCAATATGTTTGGCACCATTTTTAAACGCCGCGAGCGGCATTTATATGTGGCCATTTGGTTTTACATAGCCACGTTTGTAACCATTGCTGTACTGCATATTGTAAATTCTTTCGAGTTGCCGGTATCGGCATTTAAAAGCTATATGGTTTATGCCGGCGTACAGGATGCGCTGGTACAATGGTGGTATGGGCATAATGCGGTTGCGTTTTTCCTGACTACTCCCTACCTGGGTATGATGTATTACTTTTTACCCAAGATGGCTAACCGGCCTATTTATTCATATAAACTGAGTATCCTGCATTTTTGGGCGCTGATATTTATTTATATATGGGCTGGTCCGCATCATTTGCTATACACCACGTTGCCAAGCTGGGCACAATCGTTAGGTATTGTGTTTTCGATTATGCTGATAGCGCCGAGCTGGGGCGGTATGATCAACGGATTGTTAACCCTGCGCGGTGCATGGGACAAAGTTCGCGATGATGTGGTACTGAAATTTATGGTGGTTGGCTTAACCGCCTACGGCATGGCCACCTTTGAAGGCCCAATGCTATCTCTTAAACAGGTAAATGGCCTTGCCCACTTTACCGATTGGATAGTGGCACACGTACACGTTGGCGCCCTCGGCTGGAACGGTTTTTTAACTTTTGCCATTTTATACTGGGTAATACCACGTATTTATAAAACACAGCTTTACTCAAACAAGATGGCTGCCTTCCACTTTTGGATAGGTACGATGGGCATATTGTTTTATGCAATACCGATGTACTGGGCAGGTTTTACCCAGGGATTGATGCTTAAAGAATTCACCCCTGAAGGGATGCTAAAGTATCCCAACTTTTTGGAAACCACGCTGCGCATAATTCCAATGCATGTTATGCGCTCTATAGGCGGAACATTTTACTTGCTGGGTGTAATTGTGATGGCTTATAACCTTGCCCGCACTATGCTGCAGGGTAAGCTGGTAGCCAACGAAGCCGCCGAATCTATGCCGTTAGAGCCGGTGAATGCTGCCACAGAAAGCGGATGGCACCGTAAGCTCGAACGCAGGCCCATCCAACTAATGGTTGCGGCGCTGATCGTGATCCTGATAGGTACGGTGATAGAACTGATGCCAACCATGACCATCTCCTCAAACGTGCCCACCATTGCCAGTGTAAAGCCTTACACCCCGCTCGAACTGCAGGGGCGGGATATCTATATCCGCGAAGGCTGTTCAAACTGCCACTCGCAAACAGTAAGGCCCTTCCGGTCAGAGACGGAGCGTTATGGGGAATACAGTAAGGCCGGTGAGTTTGTGTACGATCACCCCTTCCTTTGGGGATCCAAACGTACCGGGCCGGACCTGGCGCGTGAAGGGCAAAAATACGGCAATGCCTGGCATTATAACCACATGATGGACCCAAGGCTGATGTCGCCCGGAAGTATCATGCCAAATTATGACTGGCTGCTAACCCAAACGTTAGATACGACCACTACACGGACTAAAATAAGCGCCATGCGTACGCTGGGTGTGCCTTACGCCCCGGGATATGAAAACAAAGCCAATGCCGACTTGAACAAGCAGGCGCAAGGAATTGCAGACAATCTTGCCAAGGATAAAATAAAAGTGAAAAACGATAAAGAGATCATCGCCATTATAGCTTACCTGCAAAGGTTAGGTACTGATATTAAAGCAAACAAAACCGCTAATAAATAA
- a CDS encoding c-type cytochrome: protein MKRRLFIITTIVFATQQSFAQSDSMVPDDIKNYIGYGAIVTMLLLFLGVMLVLLRTFRVLTRVILKSQGFTNQQIEEELQPVKKEKKPKGEVWNKLLSLKPLSEEKSLIMEHEYDGIQELNNPTPAWFMVLFYSTIIFAVGYLLVYHVFDIGQLQDAEYKTEMAQAEVAKKIYLSKAANQVDENTVKLTTDPALLAEGKTVFKQTCAPCHGDNAQGVVGPNLTDEYWLHGNKINDIFKTIKYGVLAKGMPTWEKQLSPKQIASVSNYILSIQGTHPAGAKEPQGDKAPGEKLASN, encoded by the coding sequence ATGAAGAGGCGGCTTTTTATAATCACAACAATCGTATTTGCAACGCAGCAAAGCTTTGCGCAGAGCGACAGCATGGTGCCGGACGATATTAAGAACTACATTGGCTATGGTGCCATTGTAACCATGCTGCTGTTGTTTTTAGGCGTTATGCTGGTTTTGTTGCGCACCTTTAGAGTGCTTACCCGTGTGATCTTAAAATCGCAGGGGTTTACCAATCAGCAGATTGAAGAGGAACTACAGCCGGTAAAAAAAGAGAAAAAGCCCAAAGGCGAGGTTTGGAACAAACTGTTATCCTTAAAGCCATTATCAGAAGAAAAGAGCCTGATCATGGAACACGAATATGATGGTATACAGGAATTGAATAACCCAACGCCGGCTTGGTTTATGGTGCTATTTTACTCCACCATCATTTTCGCGGTAGGGTATTTATTGGTTTACCACGTGTTTGATATTGGCCAGCTACAGGATGCCGAGTATAAAACGGAAATGGCCCAAGCCGAGGTGGCTAAAAAGATCTACCTGAGCAAAGCTGCTAACCAGGTAGATGAAAATACGGTTAAGCTGACGACTGATCCCGCTTTATTAGCCGAAGGTAAAACGGTATTCAAACAAACCTGCGCGCCTTGTCATGGCGACAATGCCCAGGGTGTTGTTGGCCCTAACCTAACGGATGAGTATTGGCTGCATGGTAATAAGATCAACGATATTTTTAAAACCATCAAATACGGGGTGCTTGCCAAAGGGATGCCAACGTGGGAGAAGCAGCTATCACCAAAGCAAATTGCCAGTGTGTCTAACTATATTTTATCCATACAGGGCACGCATCCGGCGGGTGCTAAAGAACCCCAGGGCGACAAAGCACCCGGCGAAAAATTAGCATCTAATTAA
- the ccoG gene encoding cytochrome c oxidase accessory protein CcoG, which translates to MIDTVIGGVVEEKRRWLYPALRKGKLYHWRSAISYVYLLFFFAGPFLRIGGQPFLLLNVIERKFVILGQVFWPQDIFLFVIATLVFVVFVTLFTIAFGRIFCGWICPQTIFMELVFRKIEIWIEGDANKRRILDAGEWTNEKIVKKMAKHFIFILLSFLIANTFLAYVIGSENLIKIITQPVTAHVVGFISIWVFTAVFYVVYSQVRELVCTVICPYGRLQGVLIDKDTVVVAYDDVRGEPRGKLKKDADQILKGDCVDCDLCVAVCPTGIDIRKGTQLECINCTACIDACNHVMDKINKPLNLIGYYSENMITNNQKPSFTWRMAGYSAIMVLLIGVLSYFIFSRSDMDITIMRSAGMLYQEQPGGYISNIYNAEIINKSNETKLVSIKATDPAIKIKYIQSPGAIAKGGSVKVVFFVMVPAAFIHSPKTTVKLQLLNGNKVLETESTSFIGPINN; encoded by the coding sequence ATGATAGATACAGTGATAGGTGGAGTGGTGGAAGAGAAGAGACGGTGGCTGTATCCTGCTTTGCGGAAAGGAAAGCTGTATCATTGGCGATCGGCGATTAGCTATGTGTACCTGCTTTTCTTTTTCGCAGGGCCATTTTTAAGGATAGGCGGGCAGCCGTTTTTGCTGCTCAACGTTATCGAACGCAAGTTTGTCATATTAGGGCAGGTTTTCTGGCCTCAGGATATCTTCCTGTTTGTGATAGCCACCCTTGTTTTTGTCGTTTTCGTTACACTTTTTACCATTGCTTTCGGGCGGATATTTTGTGGATGGATCTGCCCGCAAACCATTTTTATGGAACTGGTTTTCCGAAAAATAGAGATCTGGATAGAAGGCGACGCCAACAAACGTCGTATACTGGATGCGGGCGAATGGACAAACGAAAAGATTGTAAAAAAGATGGCTAAGCACTTTATATTTATCTTGCTGTCTTTCCTTATCGCCAACACCTTCCTGGCCTATGTTATCGGAAGCGAAAATTTAATAAAGATCATTACCCAACCGGTTACCGCCCATGTTGTGGGCTTTATTAGTATCTGGGTATTTACGGCGGTTTTTTACGTGGTATACAGCCAGGTACGCGAGTTGGTTTGCACCGTGATATGCCCATACGGCCGTTTACAGGGTGTTTTGATAGATAAGGATACCGTTGTAGTTGCTTATGACGACGTGAGGGGCGAGCCACGCGGTAAGCTGAAAAAAGATGCGGACCAAATTTTGAAAGGTGATTGCGTGGATTGCGACCTGTGTGTGGCCGTTTGTCCTACGGGGATAGATATCAGAAAGGGAACCCAGTTAGAATGTATTAACTGTACGGCTTGTATAGATGCATGTAACCATGTAATGGACAAGATAAACAAGCCTTTAAACCTGATTGGTTACTATTCGGAGAATATGATAACGAATAACCAAAAACCATCTTTTACCTGGCGGATGGCCGGTTACAGTGCGATTATGGTATTACTGATAGGAGTATTAAGTTATTTTATATTTAGCCGCAGCGATATGGATATCACTATCATGCGTAGCGCAGGCATGCTTTACCAGGAACAGCCCGGCGGGTACATCAGCAATATTTATAACGCCGAGATCATTAATAAATCGAACGAAACAAAATTGGTAAGCATTAAAGCAACTGACCCGGCCATTAAAATAAAATACATCCAGTCGCCGGGGGCTATTGCAAAGGGTGGGTCGGTAAAAGTTGTGTTTTTTGTCATGGTGCCCGCTGCTTTTATTCATTCGCCAAAAACAACTGTCAAATTGCAATTATTAAACGGTAATAAAGTGCTCGAAACCGAAAGCACGTCATTTATAGGGCCAATAAACAATTAA
- a CDS encoding nitrogen fixation protein FixH has translation MNWGKGLVIVMLLFIGFIVSMSCYMFSMPADDYDHQYYEKGLNFNQDYAKEKQVATDDAQPVIKQVNGEISIEFKQPAVGEVKLITPLGKSKDLMFPLNTNGGTQARIPLNRLAPGRWSIRIDWKSSDKGYLYQQDLYIDGK, from the coding sequence ATGAACTGGGGAAAAGGATTAGTTATAGTGATGCTGCTTTTTATAGGGTTCATAGTCAGCATGAGTTGTTATATGTTCAGCATGCCCGCTGATGATTATGATCATCAATATTACGAGAAGGGTTTGAATTTTAATCAGGACTATGCAAAAGAAAAACAGGTGGCAACAGACGATGCACAGCCGGTAATAAAGCAGGTAAATGGCGAGATTTCTATTGAATTTAAACAACCTGCTGTTGGGGAAGTAAAGCTGATTACCCCCTTGGGTAAAAGTAAAGACCTGATGTTTCCTTTAAATACAAATGGAGGCACTCAGGCACGTATACCCTTAAATAGGTTAGCGCCCGGGCGTTGGAGCATACGGATAGACTGGAAGAGCAGTGATAAGGGTTATTTATATCAACAGGATTTATATATCGATGGGAAATAA
- a CDS encoding sulfite exporter TauE/SafE family protein encodes MGNNQVAFLIGLFGSVHCVGMCGPLAFSIPSNRKHAWSLVTDKLLYNLGRVITYSCLGLLLGYLGKLFWLSGMQQIISILSGMFIVVLGIVRLIKFKNKISYDVYFPWFYKLINLAVKRKAGHLALGMLNGFLPCGFVYVALFGALNTTSPAGAAQFMFWFGMGTFPLMFIATLSFGFLSPLIRRRINGIMPYLMVCLGFWFILRGWGLNIPYLSPVVKEVGVEVCH; translated from the coding sequence ATGGGAAATAATCAGGTTGCATTTTTAATAGGCCTTTTTGGCAGCGTGCATTGTGTTGGGATGTGCGGGCCGTTGGCTTTCAGCATCCCATCTAATAGAAAGCATGCGTGGTCACTAGTTACTGATAAGTTGTTGTATAACCTTGGGCGGGTGATTACCTACTCGTGTTTGGGCTTGCTTTTGGGCTATTTGGGTAAGCTATTCTGGCTCTCAGGCATGCAACAAATCATTAGCATACTGAGTGGTATGTTTATTGTAGTTCTTGGCATCGTTAGGCTTATTAAGTTTAAAAATAAGATAAGTTATGATGTTTACTTCCCATGGTTTTATAAATTGATCAATTTGGCTGTTAAGCGTAAAGCCGGCCATCTGGCCCTTGGCATGCTTAACGGCTTTCTGCCATGTGGTTTTGTTTATGTTGCGCTTTTTGGCGCCTTAAACACTACATCGCCTGCGGGTGCCGCGCAATTTATGTTTTGGTTTGGGATGGGCACTTTCCCACTTATGTTTATCGCTACGCTTAGTTTCGGCTTTCTAAGCCCATTAATACGCCGTCGGATAAATGGGATAATGCCTTACCTGATGGTATGCCTCGGCTTTTGGTTTATTTTGCGTGGTTGGGGTTTGAACATTCCTTATTTAAGCCCAGTCGTTAAAGAAGTGGGCGTTGAGGTGTGCCATTAA
- the adhP gene encoding alcohol dehydrogenase AdhP yields MIPKTMKAAVIHEFGQPLIIEDVPVPTPGDSQILVKVVACGVCHTDLHAANGDWPVKPQLPLIPGHEAIGYVVALGTGVKNVAVGDIVGAPWLYSACGCCEFCITGWETLCEEQKNGGYSVNGGFAEYVVADSRYVAHFPKGINFAEMAPIICAGVTVYKGLKETEVKPGEWVAISGVGGLGHLAVQYAKAMGMHVAAVDIADDKLALAKQLGAELTVNALNENPGAVLKKATGGMHGVLVTAVSPIAFEQGIGMLRRKGTIALNGLPKGSFDLPIFDTVLNRYTVRGSIVGTRKDMQEAIAFAVEGKVKADIHTAKLENINKIFDDMRKGDVTGRVVLQIASE; encoded by the coding sequence ATGATACCAAAAACAATGAAAGCCGCTGTTATCCATGAATTTGGGCAGCCGCTTATAATAGAAGATGTACCGGTGCCAACCCCGGGCGATAGCCAGATCCTGGTAAAAGTGGTGGCTTGTGGCGTTTGCCATACCGACCTGCATGCCGCAAATGGCGACTGGCCTGTAAAACCGCAATTGCCACTAATACCGGGGCACGAAGCTATTGGCTATGTTGTGGCTTTGGGCACGGGCGTAAAAAATGTCGCCGTTGGCGATATAGTTGGCGCGCCCTGGCTTTACAGCGCCTGTGGCTGCTGCGAGTTCTGTATAACCGGATGGGAAACCCTTTGCGAAGAACAAAAGAACGGCGGCTACAGCGTTAACGGCGGTTTCGCTGAGTATGTAGTGGCCGATTCACGTTACGTTGCCCATTTCCCTAAGGGAATAAACTTTGCTGAAATGGCACCTATCATCTGTGCGGGTGTAACTGTTTACAAGGGGTTGAAAGAAACAGAAGTAAAACCCGGCGAATGGGTGGCCATATCAGGTGTTGGTGGTTTAGGCCACCTGGCTGTGCAATATGCCAAAGCAATGGGTATGCACGTTGCCGCGGTCGATATTGCTGACGATAAACTGGCGCTGGCCAAACAATTGGGTGCAGAGCTTACTGTGAATGCCCTAAATGAAAACCCGGGCGCGGTTTTGAAGAAAGCAACCGGTGGTATGCATGGTGTACTGGTTACTGCGGTATCGCCAATTGCTTTTGAGCAGGGGATAGGCATGTTGCGCCGCAAAGGCACCATCGCTTTAAATGGTTTACCAAAGGGCAGTTTTGATCTTCCTATATTCGACACCGTGCTTAACCGCTATACCGTTCGCGGTTCCATAGTAGGCACTCGAAAAGACATGCAGGAAGCGATTGCTTTTGCAGTAGAGGGAAAGGTAAAAGCGGACATTCACACCGCCAAATTAGAAAATATTAATAAAATTTTTGATGATATGCGTAAGGGAGATGTCACCGGCAGGGTAGTGCTGCAGATAGCAAGTGAGTAA
- the hemN gene encoding oxygen-independent coproporphyrinogen III oxidase, with protein MDKHLTEKYNVAAPRYTSYPTMPYWDTDNFSNQQWLRSVKASFYETNVEDGISLYIHLPFCESLCTYCGCNTRITKNHHVEEPYIHAVLKEWQMYKAIMEDVPVIRELHLGGGTPTFFSPYNLQKLIAGLLDWVNIHPKAEFSFEAHPGNTTEAHLQTLFDLGFRRLSLGIQDFDPAVQLIINRYQTLEQVRNVTYIARKIGYTSINYDLIYGLPLQTTDSLVKTMHLVSELVPDRIAFYSYAHVPWIKPGQRKFTEADLPDAPTKAKLYEIGRSLLKDYGYIEIGMDHFALPEDELVTAGLEGTLHRNFMGYTHQHTQLMIGLGVSAISDSWYGFAQNQKKLEDYINDIELEEFPVFKGHILTNDDLIIRKHVLQIMCTGQTTWNHHIESCEALFAGIERLEPLARDGMIELFSWGLKVTETGKRFLRNICMALDARLWSDKPTTQLFSMAI; from the coding sequence ATGGATAAGCATCTCACCGAAAAGTACAACGTAGCAGCGCCGCGTTATACCAGCTATCCCACGATGCCTTACTGGGATACTGATAATTTTAGCAACCAGCAATGGCTGCGCTCCGTAAAGGCCTCCTTTTATGAAACAAACGTTGAGGATGGGATAAGTCTCTATATACATTTACCTTTTTGTGAAAGTCTTTGTACGTATTGCGGTTGTAACACCCGCATCACAAAAAACCATCATGTAGAGGAACCCTATATCCATGCTGTTTTGAAAGAATGGCAGATGTACAAGGCTATTATGGAAGATGTACCCGTGATAAGAGAGCTTCATTTGGGGGGCGGCACGCCTACTTTTTTTAGTCCGTATAACCTGCAAAAGTTGATAGCAGGCTTGTTAGATTGGGTAAACATCCACCCTAAAGCCGAATTTAGCTTTGAAGCGCATCCCGGCAACACAACCGAAGCACATTTACAAACGTTGTTTGATCTTGGTTTCAGGCGGTTAAGCCTGGGGATACAGGATTTTGATCCGGCCGTGCAGTTGATCATCAACCGCTACCAAACATTAGAACAGGTGCGTAACGTAACCTACATAGCCCGAAAAATTGGATACACTTCCATAAATTACGACTTAATTTACGGACTGCCTTTGCAAACCACTGATAGCCTGGTAAAAACCATGCACCTAGTGAGCGAATTGGTGCCTGACAGGATAGCTTTTTATAGCTACGCCCACGTGCCCTGGATAAAGCCGGGCCAGCGCAAGTTTACAGAAGCGGATCTGCCGGATGCGCCTACAAAAGCAAAACTTTATGAAATTGGCCGAAGCCTTCTGAAAGACTATGGCTATATAGAAATAGGCATGGACCATTTTGCCCTGCCTGAAGACGAATTAGTGACTGCAGGTTTAGAGGGAACCTTGCATCGTAACTTTATGGGTTATACCCATCAGCATACCCAATTAATGATCGGTCTTGGTGTATCGGCAATTAGCGATAGCTGGTACGGTTTTGCTCAAAATCAGAAAAAACTGGAAGACTATATTAATGATATTGAACTGGAAGAATTCCCTGTTTTTAAGGGGCATATTTTAACGAACGATGACCTTATTATTCGTAAACATGTACTTCAAATTATGTGCACCGGCCAAACTACATGGAACCACCATATTGAATCCTGTGAGGCTTTATTTGCAGGTATTGAACGCCTGGAACCGCTGGCACGGGATGGTATGATCGAACTGTTCTCCTGGGGACTTAAAGTCACTGAAACCGGCAAACGCTTTCTGCGGAATATTTGTATGGCGCTCGATGCCAGGTTGTGGAGCGATAAACCAACTACTCAGCTATTTAGCATGGCTATCTAA